In Mixta intestinalis, the following are encoded in one genomic region:
- the fdhD gene encoding formate dehydrogenase accessory sulfurtransferase FdhD gives MNSEDQQNYEAVSSFTGASKALVWQRDALTESRSDWLADEVPVALVYNGISHVVMMSTPKDLKAFALGFSLSEGIIVAPEEIYGIDVVPGCNGIEVQIELSSRRFMALKEHRRAMAGRTGCGVCGVEQLNDIGKPIEPLPFSQTFDLNLLDNALRQLKDYQPVGQLTGCTHAAAWISEAGQLTGGCEDVGRHVALDKLLGYRSRKGWARGAALVSSRASYEMVQKSAMCGVQILFAVSAATRLAVEVAERSNLTLVGFSKPGRATVYTHPQRLINTLR, from the coding sequence TTGAACTCTGAAGATCAACAAAACTACGAAGCTGTGAGCAGTTTCACCGGCGCGAGTAAAGCGCTGGTTTGGCAGCGAGACGCGCTGACTGAATCCCGTAGCGACTGGCTGGCCGACGAGGTGCCGGTAGCGCTGGTCTACAATGGCATATCCCATGTCGTCATGATGAGCACCCCCAAAGATTTGAAGGCGTTTGCGCTGGGGTTTTCGCTGTCGGAAGGGATTATCGTCGCGCCGGAAGAGATTTACGGTATTGATGTGGTTCCGGGCTGTAACGGCATTGAAGTGCAGATCGAACTTTCCAGCCGCCGCTTTATGGCACTGAAAGAGCATCGTCGGGCGATGGCCGGGCGTACCGGCTGTGGCGTTTGCGGCGTTGAACAGCTTAATGATATCGGCAAGCCGATTGAGCCTCTGCCGTTCAGTCAGACTTTTGATTTGAATCTGCTGGATAATGCGCTGCGGCAGCTGAAAGACTATCAGCCGGTGGGGCAGCTTACCGGTTGTACCCATGCGGCGGCATGGATTAGCGAAGCAGGACAGCTGACCGGCGGCTGCGAAGATGTAGGTCGTCACGTTGCGTTGGATAAACTACTCGGTTACCGCAGCCGTAAAGGGTGGGCGCGCGGCGCGGCGCTGGTATCCAGCCGCGCCAGCTATGAGATGGTGCAGAAATCGGCCATGTGCGGCGTACAGATACTGTTTGCCGTTTCTGCGGCAACGCGGCTGGCGGTTGAGGTAGCAGAACGCAGTAATCTGACGCTGGTGGGCTTCAGTAAACCAGGGCGTGCCACCGTTTATACGCATCCACAGCGGTTAATTAATACTTTGCGTTAA
- the fdxH gene encoding formate dehydrogenase subunit beta: protein MAYQSQDIIRRSATNGLTPPPQARDHQQEVAKLIDVTTCIGCKACQVACSEWNDIRDEVGYNVGVYDNPTDLSAKSWTVMRFSEVEENGRLEWLIRKDGCMHCADPGCLKACPAEGAIIQYANGIVDFQSEHCIGCGYCIAGCPFNIPRMNQEDNRVYKCTLCVDRVSVGQEPACVKTCPTGAIHFGSKADMHQLAAERVEELKTRGYENAGLYDPSGVGGTHVMYVLHHANKPQLYHGLPDNPSISPTVTFWKGIWKPLAAIGFAATFAASVFHYVGIGPNRVSEHEHEDEEQEKEEHKS from the coding sequence ATGGCTTATCAGTCGCAAGACATTATTCGTCGCTCCGCGACAAACGGCTTAACGCCGCCGCCGCAGGCGCGTGACCATCAGCAAGAAGTTGCCAAGCTGATTGACGTGACCACCTGTATCGGCTGTAAAGCCTGTCAGGTTGCCTGTTCAGAATGGAACGACATCCGTGATGAGGTGGGATATAACGTTGGGGTATATGACAACCCTACCGATTTGTCCGCGAAGTCCTGGACGGTCATGCGCTTCTCTGAAGTGGAAGAGAACGGCAGGCTGGAGTGGCTCATCCGCAAGGATGGCTGCATGCACTGTGCCGATCCGGGCTGCCTGAAGGCGTGTCCGGCAGAAGGCGCAATTATTCAGTACGCCAACGGCATTGTCGATTTTCAGTCAGAGCACTGCATCGGCTGCGGCTACTGTATCGCGGGCTGTCCGTTCAACATTCCGCGTATGAATCAGGAAGACAACCGCGTCTATAAATGTACGCTGTGCGTGGATCGCGTCAGCGTCGGTCAGGAACCCGCCTGCGTGAAAACCTGTCCGACCGGCGCTATTCATTTCGGCAGCAAAGCGGATATGCATCAGCTGGCCGCAGAACGTGTGGAAGAGCTGAAAACGCGCGGCTACGAGAACGCTGGCCTCTACGATCCGTCTGGCGTCGGCGGGACGCATGTTATGTACGTGCTGCATCACGCCAACAAACCGCAGCTTTATCACGGCCTGCCGGACAATCCGTCCATCAGCCCAACGGTCACTTTCTGGAAAGGCATCTGGAAACCGCTGGCGGCAATCGGCTTCGCGGCAACCTTCGCTGCTTCGGTCTTCCACTATGTGGGCATCGGACCGAACCGCGTTAGCGAGCACGAGCATGAGGATGAAGAGCAGGAAAAAGAGGAGCATAAATCATGA
- the fdnG gene encoding formate dehydrogenase-N subunit alpha, producing MHINRRSFFKICAGGMAGTTLSLLGFAPTAALANIRKYKLLRAKETRNNCTYCSVGCGMLIYSRGDGAKNAVSSIYHIEGDPDHPVSRGSLCPKGAGVLDYIHSEQRLKYPEYRAPGSNEWKRISWEEAFDRIARLMKEDRDANFQQKNAQGVTVNRWPTTGMLCSSAASNETGLLDHKFARALGIVALENQARLCHGPTVSALAPSFGRGAMTNNWNDIKNADVVMIMGGNPAEAHPVGFKWVIEAKTHNKAKVIVVDPRFNRSAAVADIYAPLRAGSDVAFLMGLTNYLLQHDRIQHEYVKHYTNASLIVSKGFSFEEGLFSGYDEATQKYDKSSWHYELDENGEAKRDTTLTHPRCVFNLLKKHASRYTPEMVSRLCGTAKDDFLTICETIASTSVPNRTATFLYALGWTHHTNGAQIIRTAAIVQLLLGNIGMPGGGINALRGHSNVQGYTDLGLLAQSLPGYLPLPSEKQTSLTSYLQQATPTSPLPGQVNYWQNTDKFFVSLMKSFYGDNATAENQWGYDWLPKWDKSYDCLALADMMEQGQFNGFIIQGFNPLAAFPNKNKAFRAFSRLKYMVVIDPLSTETASFWQHHGEFNDVDPAQIQTEVFRLPSSCFAEENGSVANSSRWLQWHWAAAEPPGEALHDGKILGNIFLRLRERYRQEGGTAPEPLMAMSWNYTDPSNPEPEEVARESNGWALTDVYDDNGKLLLKKGQQISSFSELRNDGSTASGCWIYAGSWTQEGNQMARRDNADPSGLGAISGWAWAWPANRRILYNRASADPQGKAWDPQRKLIEWDGKRWQGYDVPDYPLTAAPEKQIGPFIMLPDGMGHLFALDKLADGPFPEHYEPMESPTATNPLHPEQVHSPVVRIFPHDVETLGKADAFPYVATTYSITELFRHWTKHALLNAIAQPEQFVEISTELAADKGINAGDSVKVSSQRGYIKAKAVVTKRLRRLTIDGKQVDTIGVPCHWGFEGATQKGFLANTLSPSVGDANSQTPEYKAFLVNVEKV from the coding sequence ATGCATATTAATAGACGCAGTTTTTTCAAAATCTGTGCGGGCGGCATGGCTGGTACAACCTTGAGTTTATTAGGTTTTGCTCCCACGGCTGCTCTTGCGAACATCAGAAAATATAAACTTTTACGGGCTAAAGAAACCCGTAATAATTGCACCTATTGTTCAGTAGGCTGTGGCATGTTGATTTATAGCCGTGGCGATGGTGCAAAAAATGCTGTCTCCTCTATTTATCATATTGAAGGCGATCCCGATCATCCGGTTAGTCGTGGCTCACTTTGCCCTAAAGGCGCGGGCGTGCTGGATTACATCCACAGCGAGCAGCGGCTGAAATATCCTGAATATCGTGCTCCTGGTTCAAATGAATGGAAGCGAATTAGCTGGGAAGAGGCATTTGATCGCATTGCCCGCTTAATGAAAGAAGACCGTGACGCCAACTTCCAGCAGAAAAATGCGCAAGGCGTAACGGTAAACCGCTGGCCCACCACCGGTATGCTTTGTTCTTCGGCCGCCAGTAATGAAACCGGCCTGCTCGATCATAAATTCGCCCGCGCTTTAGGTATCGTCGCCCTGGAAAACCAGGCTCGACTCTGTCACGGTCCAACGGTTTCCGCGTTAGCGCCCAGTTTCGGACGCGGCGCAATGACCAATAACTGGAACGATATTAAAAACGCTGACGTCGTAATGATTATGGGCGGTAATCCGGCAGAGGCACATCCCGTTGGATTCAAATGGGTTATCGAAGCGAAAACCCACAATAAAGCTAAAGTAATTGTGGTCGATCCGCGATTCAACCGCTCGGCGGCCGTTGCCGATATTTACGCTCCGCTGCGTGCCGGTAGCGACGTCGCCTTTTTAATGGGCCTGACCAACTACCTGTTACAGCACGACCGTATCCAGCACGAATATGTCAAACATTACACTAACGCGTCGCTGATCGTCAGCAAAGGTTTCAGCTTCGAAGAGGGGCTGTTCAGCGGCTACGATGAAGCAACGCAGAAATATGATAAATCCAGCTGGCACTACGAGCTGGATGAAAACGGCGAGGCAAAACGTGACACAACGCTGACGCACCCGCGCTGTGTATTTAACCTGCTGAAAAAACACGCCAGCCGCTATACGCCGGAAATGGTCAGTCGTCTGTGCGGCACCGCAAAAGATGATTTCCTGACCATCTGCGAAACGATAGCCAGCACCAGCGTTCCTAATCGCACCGCCACCTTCCTGTATGCGCTTGGCTGGACGCACCATACCAACGGCGCGCAAATTATCCGTACTGCGGCAATCGTCCAGCTGCTGCTGGGTAACATCGGTATGCCTGGCGGCGGCATCAATGCCCTGCGCGGCCACTCAAATGTTCAGGGCTATACCGATCTCGGCCTGCTGGCGCAGAGCCTGCCGGGTTACCTGCCGTTGCCTTCAGAAAAACAGACCTCGCTTACCAGCTATCTGCAACAGGCAACGCCGACTTCGCCGCTGCCTGGTCAGGTCAATTACTGGCAGAACACCGATAAATTCTTTGTCAGCCTGATGAAGAGCTTCTACGGTGATAACGCAACGGCGGAAAACCAGTGGGGCTACGACTGGCTGCCGAAATGGGATAAGAGCTACGACTGTCTGGCGCTGGCTGACATGATGGAGCAGGGGCAGTTTAACGGCTTCATTATTCAGGGCTTTAACCCACTGGCGGCTTTCCCAAACAAAAATAAAGCGTTCCGGGCTTTCTCCCGCCTGAAATATATGGTGGTTATCGATCCGCTGAGCACCGAGACCGCCAGCTTCTGGCAGCATCATGGCGAATTTAACGATGTCGATCCGGCGCAGATTCAAACGGAAGTCTTCCGCCTGCCCTCTTCCTGCTTCGCTGAGGAAAACGGTTCGGTAGCTAACTCTTCGCGATGGTTGCAATGGCACTGGGCGGCGGCGGAACCGCCGGGAGAAGCGCTGCATGACGGCAAGATTCTCGGCAACATCTTCCTGCGCCTGCGCGAACGTTATCGTCAGGAAGGCGGCACCGCGCCAGAACCGTTGATGGCGATGAGCTGGAACTATACCGATCCGAGTAATCCGGAACCGGAAGAGGTCGCGCGTGAAAGCAACGGCTGGGCGCTGACCGATGTCTACGACGATAACGGCAAGCTGCTGTTGAAGAAAGGGCAGCAAATCAGTTCCTTCTCCGAGCTGCGTAATGATGGCTCCACCGCCAGCGGCTGCTGGATATACGCCGGTAGCTGGACGCAGGAAGGCAACCAGATGGCGCGTCGCGATAACGCCGATCCCTCAGGCCTCGGTGCCATTTCCGGCTGGGCCTGGGCGTGGCCGGCTAACCGCCGCATTCTTTATAACCGTGCATCTGCCGATCCACAGGGCAAAGCCTGGGACCCGCAACGTAAATTAATTGAGTGGGATGGCAAGCGTTGGCAGGGCTATGACGTACCGGACTACCCGTTAACCGCCGCGCCGGAAAAACAGATCGGCCCCTTTATTATGCTGCCTGACGGCATGGGCCATCTGTTCGCACTGGATAAACTGGCCGACGGTCCTTTCCCGGAACACTATGAGCCGATGGAAAGTCCGACTGCCACTAACCCCCTGCATCCTGAACAGGTGCACAGCCCGGTAGTGCGTATTTTCCCGCACGATGTCGAGACGCTGGGCAAGGCCGATGCCTTCCCGTATGTCGCCACGACGTACTCCATCACGGAGCTGTTCCGTCACTGGACCAAACATGCCCTGTTGAACGCCATTGCTCAGCCGGAACAGTTTGTTGAAATCAGCACCGAGCTGGCGGCAGATAAAGGCATTAATGCGGGTGATAGCGTCAAGGTAAGCTCGCAGCGCGGCTATATCAAAGCCAAAGCGGTGGTCACCAAACGCTTACGCCGCCTGACTATCGATGGCAAACAGGTCGATACCATCGGCGTTCCCTGCCACTGGGGCTTCGAAGGCGCAACGCAAAAAGGCTTTTTAGCCAACACGCTGTCGCCGTCTGTCGGAGACGCTAACTCACAAACTCCTGAATATAAAGCATTCTTAGTGAACGTGGAAAAGGTGTAA
- the selB gene encoding selenocysteine-specific translation elongation factor, producing MIIATAGHVDHGKTALLQALTGIDADRLPEEKKRGMTIDLGYAYWPQPDGRVLGFIDVPGHEKFLANMLSGIGGIGHALLVVACDDGVMPQTREHLTLLKLAGQPPLTVALTKSDRVTTARINEVAHQVAALTQQLGWAQCARFPTSVLTGDGLNALRQHLSTLPATQTAQARPFRLAIDRAFTIKGAGLVVTGTALAGQVRIGDRLWLTGVNQPVRVRSLHAQNQPTEQAYGGRRIALNISGEVEKDQISRGDWLLETERPEGSHRLIVALEALQPLEQWQPVHIYHAASHITGRVSLLEGNLAELVLDAPLWLADNDRLILRDISARQTLAAARVVLLDSKRRGKRQPRYLSWLHQLANASDDSEAIRCYLQQQPCLPATLGWVRQLQPQALQQLMATLQPVEAGGWLLGTDMAQRWQEMLLVALAHFHQQHSDQPGVGRDRLRRMALPDVAQEIACALIETLIARGALVNHQGWLHLPAFKPTFNAEEAELWQRVAPLFADDPLWVRDIAQQLGEEEETIRRLLLTAAQLGHVTAIVRDRYYRSDRMRIFADLVRQQAAANGAASAADFRNQLGTGRKIAIQLLEFFDRSGFTRRRGNEHILRDEALFNGPQAEQEKS from the coding sequence ATGATTATCGCCACCGCAGGCCATGTCGATCATGGCAAAACCGCCCTGCTACAGGCGTTAACCGGCATCGATGCCGATCGTCTGCCGGAGGAGAAAAAGCGCGGTATGACGATCGATCTGGGTTACGCCTACTGGCCGCAGCCGGACGGTCGCGTCCTGGGCTTTATCGACGTGCCCGGTCATGAAAAATTTCTCGCCAATATGTTGAGCGGTATTGGCGGCATCGGTCATGCACTGCTGGTTGTCGCCTGCGATGATGGCGTTATGCCGCAGACCCGCGAGCACCTGACGCTGCTGAAGCTGGCCGGACAGCCGCCGCTTACCGTCGCGCTGACCAAAAGCGACCGCGTGACAACGGCGCGTATCAACGAGGTTGCCCATCAGGTCGCCGCCTTAACGCAGCAGCTGGGCTGGGCGCAGTGCGCCCGGTTTCCCACCAGCGTACTGACCGGCGACGGGCTGAACGCGCTGCGTCAACATCTCAGCACCCTGCCTGCTACCCAGACGGCGCAGGCACGTCCGTTTCGTCTGGCGATCGATCGCGCTTTTACTATTAAGGGCGCGGGGCTGGTTGTCACCGGCACGGCACTGGCGGGTCAGGTGCGTATCGGCGATCGGCTATGGCTGACCGGCGTTAACCAGCCGGTGCGGGTACGCAGCCTGCACGCACAGAATCAGCCTACGGAACAGGCATACGGCGGCCGGCGCATCGCTTTGAATATCAGCGGCGAAGTGGAAAAAGATCAAATCAGCCGCGGCGACTGGCTGCTCGAAACCGAGCGTCCGGAAGGCAGCCATCGTTTGATTGTGGCGCTTGAGGCGCTACAGCCGCTGGAGCAATGGCAACCGGTACATATCTATCATGCAGCCAGCCATATAACCGGGCGCGTTTCGCTGCTGGAAGGCAATCTGGCGGAACTGGTATTGGATGCCCCGCTCTGGCTGGCGGATAACGATCGGCTCATTTTACGCGATATCAGCGCCCGACAAACGCTGGCGGCGGCACGCGTGGTACTGCTGGACAGCAAACGACGCGGCAAGCGTCAGCCACGCTATTTAAGCTGGCTGCATCAGCTGGCTAACGCCAGCGATGACAGTGAAGCGATACGCTGCTATCTGCAACAACAGCCCTGCCTGCCTGCTACGCTCGGCTGGGTACGCCAGCTGCAACCGCAGGCGCTGCAACAGCTAATGGCTACGTTACAGCCGGTAGAAGCTGGCGGCTGGCTACTTGGTACCGACATGGCGCAGCGATGGCAGGAGATGCTGCTGGTCGCGCTGGCGCATTTTCATCAGCAGCACAGCGATCAGCCAGGTGTCGGGCGCGATCGGCTACGCCGGATGGCGTTACCGGATGTTGCGCAGGAAATTGCCTGCGCCCTTATTGAAACGCTGATTGCACGCGGCGCGCTGGTAAATCACCAGGGCTGGCTGCATTTGCCTGCGTTTAAACCAACGTTTAATGCAGAGGAAGCGGAACTCTGGCAGCGCGTGGCACCGCTGTTTGCCGACGATCCGCTCTGGGTGCGCGATATCGCCCAACAGTTGGGCGAGGAAGAAGAAACCATTCGCCGGCTGCTGTTGACCGCCGCGCAGCTTGGACACGTTACGGCGATCGTGCGCGATCGCTACTATCGCAGCGACAGGATGCGGATCTTTGCCGATCTGGTTCGCCAACAGGCCGCCGCTAACGGGGCTGCCAGCGCCGCCGATTTTCGTAACCAGCTTGGTACCGGTCGTAAAATCGCGATTCAGCTACTGGAATTCTTTGACCGCAGCGGCTTTACCCGCCGACGCGGTAACGAACATATTCTGCGCGATGAGGCGCTGTTTAACGGCCCGCAGGCAGAGCAGGAGAAATCGTGA
- the fdoI gene encoding formate dehydrogenase cytochrome b556 subunit produces MKKRDLITRYSALERINHWVVAFCFAFAALSGLGFFFPSFNWLMNVLGTPQLARILHPFVGVAMFFAFLIMFFRYWKHNLLEWEDVRWARNIHKIIRNEEFGDTGRYNLGQKCVFWAAIISLLLLLASGIVIWRPYFASAFPIPLIRLALLVHSVAAIGLILVIMVHIYAALWIKGTITAMVEGWVTPLWAKAHHPRWYRAVREQQSQSTQQDKHP; encoded by the coding sequence ATGAAGAAGCGCGACCTGATCACGCGCTACAGCGCGCTGGAACGCATCAATCACTGGGTTGTGGCGTTTTGCTTCGCCTTCGCCGCCCTCAGCGGCCTGGGGTTCTTTTTCCCGTCGTTTAACTGGCTGATGAACGTGCTGGGTACGCCGCAGCTGGCGCGTATCCTGCACCCGTTTGTTGGTGTGGCGATGTTTTTCGCTTTCCTGATAATGTTTTTCCGCTACTGGAAACACAATCTGCTGGAGTGGGAAGATGTGCGCTGGGCGCGCAATATCCACAAAATTATCAGGAATGAAGAGTTCGGCGACACGGGCCGCTACAATTTGGGACAGAAGTGTGTATTCTGGGCTGCTATCATCAGCTTATTGCTGCTGCTGGCGAGTGGCATTGTTATCTGGCGTCCTTATTTCGCCAGTGCCTTTCCCATTCCGCTGATTCGGCTGGCATTACTGGTGCATTCCGTCGCGGCGATTGGCCTGATCCTGGTGATTATGGTGCATATCTACGCGGCGCTATGGATAAAAGGTACTATTACCGCCATGGTAGAGGGTTGGGTCACACCGCTCTGGGCGAAGGCGCACCATCCGCGCTGGTATCGCGCTGTTCGTGAACAGCAGAGCCAATCGACACAACAGGATAAACATCCCTGA
- the selA gene encoding L-seryl-tRNA(Sec) selenium transferase: MSTLYNQLPAIDRLLREPALQALSAQYGASFLTQILRAMQQQARDTIRQQQQLPHWHSNWAQEAASRLAQRSRSALRPVFNLTGTVLHTNLGRARLAEQAIEAVSQTARHAVTLEYALDEAERGHRDRALADLLCELTGAEDACIVNNNAAAVLLMLSALAPGKEVIVSRGELVEIGGAFRMPDVMRQAGCLLHEVGATNRTHLKDYRSAVNEQTALLMKVHTSNYQIQGFTKAVDEAELVTLGDELGLPVITDLGSGSLIDLSRYGLPAEPMPQQLIASGVSLVSFSGDKLLGGPQAGIIVGKKDLIARLQQHPLKRALRVDKLTLAALEATLRLYRQPEQLHESLPTLRLLTRTQESLQQQAERLLPPLQARWGDVYHLAIAPCFSQIGSGSLPVDRLPGYAITFAPKDGRGSSLEALAQRWRKLSIPVIGRLQEGRLWLDLRCLEDESLFLRTLTS, encoded by the coding sequence ATGAGCACACTTTACAATCAGCTTCCGGCTATCGATCGCCTGTTACGCGAGCCTGCGCTACAGGCGCTTAGCGCGCAATATGGCGCGTCTTTTCTGACCCAAATCCTGCGCGCCATGCAACAACAGGCGCGCGACACCATCCGACAACAGCAACAGCTTCCTCACTGGCATAGCAACTGGGCGCAGGAGGCTGCGTCACGGCTGGCACAGCGCAGCCGCAGCGCGCTGCGTCCGGTGTTTAACCTGACCGGCACCGTGCTGCATACCAATCTGGGCCGGGCACGGCTGGCTGAGCAGGCAATAGAAGCGGTCAGCCAGACTGCGCGCCATGCGGTCACGCTGGAATATGCGCTGGATGAGGCGGAACGCGGTCATCGCGATCGGGCGCTGGCGGATCTGCTGTGCGAGCTCACCGGCGCGGAAGATGCCTGCATCGTCAACAACAATGCGGCGGCGGTGCTGTTGATGCTGTCTGCGCTGGCACCCGGCAAAGAGGTGATCGTTTCGCGCGGCGAGCTGGTGGAGATCGGCGGCGCATTTCGTATGCCTGACGTAATGCGTCAGGCGGGCTGCCTGCTGCATGAAGTTGGTGCCACTAACCGCACTCACCTGAAAGATTACCGCAGCGCGGTAAATGAACAGACCGCACTGCTGATGAAAGTCCATACCAGTAACTACCAAATCCAGGGCTTTACCAAAGCGGTTGACGAGGCTGAGCTGGTCACGCTGGGCGATGAGCTGGGCCTGCCGGTTATTACCGATCTCGGTAGCGGTTCGCTCATCGATCTCAGCCGCTATGGGCTACCCGCCGAGCCGATGCCACAGCAACTGATCGCCAGCGGCGTCAGCCTGGTGAGTTTTTCCGGCGATAAACTGCTGGGCGGGCCGCAGGCGGGCATTATCGTCGGCAAAAAAGATCTGATTGCCCGGCTACAACAGCATCCGTTAAAACGCGCGCTGCGGGTGGATAAGCTGACGCTGGCGGCGCTGGAGGCCACGCTGCGCCTGTACCGCCAGCCGGAGCAACTGCATGAAAGTCTGCCAACGCTGCGCCTGCTGACGCGTACCCAGGAATCCCTGCAACAGCAGGCGGAACGGCTACTGCCACCGCTACAGGCGCGATGGGGTGATGTTTACCATCTGGCGATAGCGCCCTGTTTTTCTCAGATTGGCAGCGGTTCGTTGCCGGTAGATCGGCTGCCAGGCTATGCCATTACCTTTGCACCTAAAGACGGGCGCGGCAGCAGCCTGGAAGCGCTGGCGCAGCGCTGGCGTAAGCTCTCTATTCCGGTCATTGGGCGTTTACAGGAGGGCCGACTGTGGCTCGACCTGCGCTGTCTTGAAGATGAATCACTGTTTTTACGGACGCTAACCTCATGA
- the fdhE gene encoding formate dehydrogenase accessory protein FdhE has product MTIRIIPQEQLEKSDKTTADMIPPLLFPRLKNLYSRRAARLRQLAAKNPLGDYLRFVAFITEAQEIILYDHPLNMDLHARLTEAAASGKPPLDIHTLPRDAHWQRLLHSLIAELKPEMSGQALAVLENLEKTSAPELEELASALLAHDFAKVSSDKAPFIWAALSVYWAQMAALIPGKARAEYGDQRQFCPVCNSVPVSSVIHMGTESGGLRYLHCNLCESEWHVVRAKCSNCEQTRDLHYWSLDSEQSAVKAESCGDCGTYLKMLWQEKDPAVDPVADDLASLMLDARMEQEGFARSSLNPFLFPGNE; this is encoded by the coding sequence ATGACTATTCGCATCATCCCGCAAGAACAGCTGGAGAAAAGCGACAAAACAACGGCGGATATGATTCCGCCGTTACTTTTCCCACGGCTGAAAAATCTGTACAGCCGCCGCGCCGCGCGTTTGCGTCAGCTGGCGGCAAAAAATCCGCTGGGCGACTACCTGCGTTTCGTCGCCTTTATTACGGAAGCACAGGAAATTATCCTCTACGATCATCCGCTGAACATGGATCTCCATGCGCGTCTGACCGAGGCCGCCGCCAGCGGTAAGCCGCCACTGGATATCCACACGCTGCCGCGAGATGCGCACTGGCAGCGTCTGCTGCATTCGCTGATTGCCGAGCTGAAGCCGGAAATGAGCGGTCAGGCGCTGGCGGTGCTGGAAAATCTGGAAAAAACCTCTGCGCCGGAGCTGGAAGAGCTGGCCTCCGCGCTGCTGGCACACGATTTCGCGAAAGTTAGCAGTGATAAAGCGCCCTTTATCTGGGCGGCCCTGTCAGTTTACTGGGCGCAAATGGCGGCGCTGATTCCCGGCAAGGCACGCGCTGAATATGGCGACCAGCGCCAGTTTTGTCCGGTTTGTAATAGCGTGCCGGTGAGCAGCGTGATACATATGGGAACCGAAAGCGGCGGCCTGCGCTATCTGCACTGCAATCTGTGCGAAAGCGAATGGCACGTGGTGCGCGCAAAATGTTCCAACTGCGAACAGACACGCGATCTACACTATTGGTCACTGGACAGTGAACAGTCTGCTGTTAAGGCGGAGAGCTGCGGCGACTGCGGCACCTACCTCAAAATGCTCTGGCAGGAGAAAGATCCCGCCGTCGATCCGGTGGCTGACGATCTGGCTTCGCTGATGCTGGATGCGCGTATGGAACAGGAAGGTTTCGCTCGCAGCAGCCTGAATCCGTTCCTGTTTCCTGGCAACGAGTGA
- a CDS encoding glutathione S-transferase yields MKLIGNYTSPYVRKISVILLEKGITFEFSNESPWSEESHVPQYNPLGKVPALVDDNGISWYDSSIIAAWLETLPHTPKLLPDDALAAVNIRQLEALADGICDAALFIVREQMRPTEQQSPEEMLRQRHKIERGLDALERAAASGTWLNGDSLNLAGIAAACAIGYLNFRRVTPNWCVNRPALVKLVEKHFQRESFARTVPPAA; encoded by the coding sequence ATGAAACTTATCGGTAACTATACCAGTCCCTATGTGCGTAAGATTTCCGTAATCTTGCTGGAAAAAGGCATTACGTTTGAGTTCAGTAATGAATCTCCCTGGTCTGAAGAGAGCCACGTTCCGCAATACAATCCTTTAGGCAAAGTCCCCGCGCTGGTCGATGATAACGGCATCAGTTGGTATGACTCGTCGATTATCGCTGCCTGGCTGGAAACCCTGCCGCACACGCCAAAGCTGCTGCCTGATGATGCACTGGCTGCGGTTAATATTCGTCAGCTGGAGGCGCTGGCCGACGGCATCTGTGACGCGGCGCTGTTTATCGTACGCGAGCAGATGCGCCCAACAGAACAGCAATCGCCGGAAGAGATGCTGCGTCAGCGGCATAAGATCGAGCGCGGTCTCGATGCGCTGGAACGCGCAGCAGCCAGCGGTACCTGGCTCAACGGCGACAGCCTAAATCTTGCCGGTATCGCGGCGGCCTGCGCTATCGGTTATCTTAATTTTCGGCGCGTGACACCTAACTGGTGCGTTAATCGCCCTGCGCTGGTTAAGCTGGTAGAGAAACATTTTCAGCGCGAGAGCTTTGCCCGTACGGTGCCGCCAGCCGCCTGA